One genomic segment of Gottschalkia acidurici 9a includes these proteins:
- a CDS encoding Apre_1838 family putative sactipeptide bacteriocin produces MKMINPLGRDLTTNAPGAQPYACMCSNLFSNARGDDSCFHCGCSCSDSDVNAGNSSKAFRTVRKSGSVE; encoded by the coding sequence ATGAAGATGATTAATCCATTAGGAAGAGATCTTACAACAAATGCACCAGGAGCTCAACCTTATGCATGTATGTGTAGTAATCTTTTTTCTAATGCAAGAGGTGATGATAGTTGTTTCCACTGTGGATGTAGTTGTAGTGACTCAGATGTAAATGCTGGGAACTCAAGCAAAGCATTTAGAACAGTAAGAAAGTCAGGATCAGTAGAATAA
- a CDS encoding radical SAM protein, which produces MTKNSRFSRLCRTFKTKSDYYIYDVGTGKVFQVDDTLYRIFNTLIKYNSFKKLFEINISNEILLEKLKEVQKIVEFENILKAPTVKELTGDAVVALDDRLLNRREQLTLELTEKCNMRCKYCIYHDGQGGYRNFGNKDMTFDVAKKAIDEFMRDSTKSDQVSITFYGGEPLVKFDLIKQCVEYCQDTYKNRIIDYSMTTNATLIDEEIADWLANLKGLTHMLISIDGPRNIHNSNRIFKNGEGTFDATMRGLNLLVKAMGEEAGSRIGINAVFSEELTKEEIESIQGFVNSLEWTNENTRITYSYTTVSDEDVEYNGIDSEREVYLRSLSETNPNFSIIDKINYSNLASSNNKTDYFDNVSIDGDDFIKRLYFIHNRFLTDEPVSQYRMNGCCIPGARRTYVTTEGKYMPCERLGSSPKIGDVYNGINIDEVRNHYVDSFRKEALKYCGNCWAIHLCTFCYMNCFDEEGVRLSYRHDKCEVNRIMIERCLSEYHEILEKHPDAMQVLEEYSLI; this is translated from the coding sequence TTGACAAAAAACAGCCGTTTCTCTAGACTATGCAGAACATTTAAAACAAAAAGTGATTATTATATCTATGATGTAGGAACAGGGAAAGTCTTTCAAGTAGATGATACCCTTTATAGGATATTCAATACATTAATTAAATACAATAGTTTCAAAAAACTATTTGAAATAAACATTTCAAATGAAATATTATTAGAAAAATTAAAAGAGGTACAAAAAATTGTAGAATTTGAAAATATATTAAAGGCACCAACTGTAAAAGAACTAACAGGAGATGCAGTAGTAGCATTAGATGATAGATTGCTTAATAGACGTGAACAATTAACGTTAGAGTTAACAGAGAAATGCAATATGCGATGTAAATACTGTATATATCATGATGGTCAAGGTGGATATAGAAATTTTGGAAATAAAGATATGACATTCGATGTAGCTAAAAAAGCAATAGATGAATTTATGAGAGATTCTACTAAATCTGACCAAGTATCTATAACATTTTATGGCGGAGAACCTTTGGTCAAATTTGATTTAATTAAACAATGTGTAGAATATTGTCAGGATACATACAAAAATAGAATTATAGACTATTCTATGACTACTAATGCAACTCTTATTGATGAAGAAATTGCAGATTGGCTAGCAAATCTTAAAGGGCTTACTCATATGTTGATTAGTATTGATGGTCCTAGGAACATACATAATTCTAATAGGATATTCAAAAATGGTGAGGGTACATTTGATGCAACAATGAGAGGTCTTAATTTATTAGTGAAAGCTATGGGCGAAGAGGCAGGTTCTCGCATTGGGATAAATGCAGTATTTTCTGAAGAGTTAACAAAAGAAGAGATTGAAAGTATTCAAGGATTTGTGAATTCTCTAGAATGGACAAATGAAAACACACGTATCACTTATTCATATACAACAGTAAGTGATGAAGATGTAGAGTATAATGGAATTGATTCAGAAAGAGAGGTATATCTTAGAAGTTTATCAGAGACAAATCCAAACTTTAGTATTATAGATAAAATTAACTATTCTAATCTTGCTAGTTCTAATAATAAAACAGATTATTTTGATAATGTATCTATAGATGGAGATGACTTTATAAAAAGATTGTATTTTATTCATAATCGCTTTTTAACAGATGAACCTGTTTCACAATATAGAATGAATGGGTGTTGTATACCAGGAGCCAGAAGAACATATGTAACAACTGAAGGAAAATATATGCCATGCGAGCGATTGGGATCAAGCCCTAAAATAGGAGATGTTTATAATGGTATAAATATAGATGAGGTCAGAAACCATTATGTTGATAGCTTTAGAAAGGAAGCATTAAAATATTGTGGAAATTGTTGGGCTATTCACTTATGTACCTTTTGCTACATGAACTGCTTTGATGAAGAGGGTGTACGTCTATCGTATAGACACGATAAATGTGAGGTTAATAGAATTATGATAGAGCGTTGCTTATCAGAATATCATGAAATATTAGAAAAGCATCCCGATGCAATGCAAGTTCTTGAAGAGTATAGTCTAATATAA
- a CDS encoding FUSC family protein, whose translation MARVGMRNFKTAIAVAICLIVLKFVGVENPFFSCMTAIYTMQTDFSTSLKMGSYRLFGTIFGSIIGSIFAVIAYKYLPMDIVFIEALVIPIGIMLIIHILTMLKLKDTVLISCVVFLAIMINVEGNVMPKSYAIDRTLSTIFGAAVALLVNRFIYPYKVNENSVETE comes from the coding sequence ATGGCTAGAGTAGGTATGAGGAATTTTAAAACAGCTATTGCAGTTGCAATATGCCTTATAGTTTTAAAGTTTGTAGGAGTAGAAAATCCATTTTTCTCATGCATGACTGCAATATACACTATGCAAACGGATTTTTCTACATCTCTTAAGATGGGATCTTATAGGCTTTTTGGTACCATTTTTGGTTCTATAATAGGATCTATATTTGCAGTTATAGCATACAAATATCTTCCTATGGATATTGTTTTTATAGAAGCATTAGTTATTCCCATAGGAATCATGTTAATAATTCATATTCTAACTATGTTGAAACTTAAAGATACTGTTCTTATATCTTGTGTAGTTTTTTTAGCTATTATGATAAATGTAGAGGGGAATGTTATGCCTAAAAGTTATGCAATAGACAGAACTCTTTCAACCATTTTTGGAGCTGCTGTTGCCCTTTTGGTTAATAGATTCATATATCCTTATAAAGTAAATGAAAATAGTGTAGAGACAGAATAA
- a CDS encoding radical SAM protein, translating to MTEVFNPYKELFNRIIKDCKFSRLGRVFKTDMNYYFYDVGTGKVFQVDNILYDILQALSITNKFDSIFTLRKTSESELINALEQLKEVIENENILQAPPVNELTGNSVVNLDQALDSSLEQITLEVTESCNMRCKYCIYHSSDIGFRNFGEANMSFDIAKIAIDELMNKSQGMKEVSIGFYGGEPLLNFGLIKNCINYCQEEYKDKKIYYTMTTNATLIDKEIANFISTIDNFSITVSLDGSKEVHDKHRVLMNGKGSFIDTMNGVKLLSNAFGDKVNEYISFNAVIDDNVDLDYMKALNEFFSSIEWTTPDTTITLSYILKEDRDVEYLGIDSEREQNIREKNKQKNHSVLDKFSFQRLVEQFENQDKNNSKSKLEIGKGALVQELNFIHNRILNDEPVNQYKMNGCCVPGSRRTYVTVKGEYLLCERIGPCPSIGDVFNGLDKNKIRKHYVEDFRNESVKYCKDCWAIHLCSLCYMSCYKEDGINISYRHQKCELNRASIEEDLIRYHYLLEKYPEEFETLLNSYTYS from the coding sequence ATGACAGAAGTATTTAATCCATATAAAGAATTATTTAATAGAATTATAAAAGATTGCAAGTTCTCTAGATTAGGAAGAGTATTTAAAACAGATATGAATTACTATTTCTATGATGTTGGAACGGGTAAAGTATTTCAAGTTGATAACATTTTATATGATATTTTGCAAGCTTTATCTATAACCAATAAATTTGATAGCATTTTTACTCTAAGAAAGACAAGTGAAAGTGAACTAATAAATGCCCTAGAGCAACTTAAAGAAGTGATAGAAAATGAAAATATTTTACAGGCGCCCCCAGTGAACGAGTTGACAGGAAACTCAGTAGTAAATTTAGATCAAGCACTAGATTCTTCACTGGAACAAATAACTCTTGAAGTGACAGAGAGTTGCAATATGAGATGTAAATACTGTATATATCATAGCTCTGATATTGGCTTTAGGAACTTTGGTGAGGCTAATATGTCCTTTGATATTGCAAAAATAGCTATTGATGAATTGATGAATAAATCACAAGGAATGAAAGAGGTTTCTATAGGATTTTATGGAGGAGAGCCGCTATTAAACTTTGGCCTAATTAAGAACTGTATAAACTACTGTCAAGAAGAATATAAAGATAAGAAAATATATTATACAATGACAACTAATGCAACATTAATAGATAAAGAAATAGCAAACTTTATTTCTACTATTGATAATTTTAGTATTACGGTAAGTTTAGATGGTTCTAAAGAAGTACATGATAAACATAGAGTATTGATGAACGGAAAAGGTAGTTTTATAGATACTATGAATGGTGTTAAATTACTATCAAATGCATTTGGTGATAAGGTAAACGAATACATATCTTTTAATGCTGTAATTGACGATAATGTAGACTTAGATTATATGAAAGCTTTAAACGAATTTTTTTCTTCGATAGAGTGGACAACACCAGATACAACAATAACATTATCTTATATTCTTAAAGAGGATAGGGATGTTGAATATCTAGGAATTGATTCAGAAAGAGAACAAAACATTAGAGAAAAAAATAAGCAGAAAAACCATAGTGTACTAGATAAGTTTTCATTCCAGAGATTAGTAGAACAGTTTGAGAATCAAGATAAAAATAACTCTAAATCTAAACTAGAAATTGGCAAAGGAGCTCTAGTTCAAGAATTAAATTTTATTCATAATAGAATATTAAATGATGAACCTGTTAACCAGTATAAAATGAATGGTTGTTGTGTACCAGGTTCTCGTAGAACCTATGTAACAGTAAAAGGTGAATATCTATTATGTGAGAGAATAGGACCATGTCCTAGTATAGGGGATGTATTTAATGGCTTAGATAAAAATAAGATAAGAAAACATTATGTAGAAGACTTTAGAAATGAGTCTGTAAAGTATTGTAAGGATTGTTGGGCAATTCATTTATGTTCACTTTGCTATATGAGTTGTTATAAGGAGGATGGAATTAATATTTCTTATAGACATCAAAAATGTGAGCTTAATAGAGCTTCTATAGAAGAAGATTTAATCAGATATCATTATTTATTAGAAAAATATCCAGAAGAATTTGAAACATTATTAAATTCATATACTTACAGTTAG
- a CDS encoding ABC transporter ATP-binding protein, producing MVLHIRGLGKKYGNYLAVNNIDIDFTPGIWGLLGPNGAGKTTLMKMMVGLLNPTGGEILYNDAKVQDLGDIYRDKIGYLPQDFGYYENLSIIEYLEYISVLKGLDKKTIQEKIEYLLNMVQLLDAKYKKMKELSHGMRQRVGIAMALLNDPDILILDEPTAGLDMDERRSFRKYISEFARNRIVIISTHIASDIEFISNRIAMVNKGKLIVNETTSKLVDRLNNMVWEVIISEEDFSYWEEKVNIINFRNESENRMHIRFISKDPIDGGKLVKTELNDVYLDMIERIHGDSYDIYK from the coding sequence ATGGTATTACACATAAGAGGCTTAGGCAAAAAATATGGAAATTACCTAGCAGTTAATAATATAGATATTGACTTTACTCCAGGTATATGGGGGCTTTTGGGGCCTAATGGAGCAGGTAAAACTACGCTTATGAAAATGATGGTGGGGCTACTTAATCCTACAGGAGGAGAAATTTTATATAATGATGCAAAAGTACAAGATTTAGGAGATATATATAGGGATAAAATAGGATATTTACCACAGGACTTTGGATATTATGAAAATCTATCTATTATAGAATATTTAGAGTATATCTCTGTACTTAAGGGTCTAGATAAAAAAACTATCCAAGAAAAAATTGAATATTTATTAAATATGGTTCAATTATTAGACGCTAAGTATAAAAAAATGAAAGAATTATCCCATGGTATGAGGCAAAGAGTAGGTATTGCTATGGCACTTTTAAATGATCCAGATATACTGATTTTAGATGAACCTACAGCTGGACTGGACATGGACGAAAGAAGAAGTTTTAGAAAATATATCTCTGAGTTTGCTAGAAATCGTATAGTTATTATATCCACTCATATAGCTTCAGATATAGAGTTTATTTCTAATCGTATTGCTATGGTTAATAAGGGAAAATTAATTGTCAATGAAACTACTAGTAAATTAGTTGACAGATTAAATAATATGGTGTGGGAAGTTATTATCTCTGAGGAGGATTTTAGTTATTGGGAAGAAAAAGTAAATATCATTAATTTTCGAAATGAATCTGAAAACCGAATGCATATAAGATTTATCTCAAAGGATCCTATTGACGGTGGAAAATTAGTAAAAACGGAGTTGAATGATGTTTATCTAGATATGATTGAAAGGATACATGGTGATAGCTATGATATTTATAAATGA
- a CDS encoding ABC transporter permease, with product MIFINELRRLWKGKQSKIFLGFIIIIPIAFFLLFTRTMTSTVKYEDGSLVHYSTKESLEMRRKAEVKTDGTVTEERLLEGFDLYKRNLEKGFIKDNLREDYMAYAPMINLIQELAFYPPYIDDFKYDNGNDITKDFVNNFYTIRDKKVEKIFGYNFPKDSDRSKDKITELNKKIEKPFVFSPGYKFWGVSIEHLGMITVILSFVCLIFNSSIFSEVYDNRVDDIIKTTRYGRKDITIAKIFSHIISSILLYFLSIGIYVAILSVFLGTEGLNTSFQIRYIYSVAPMTLKQVLLSIIVGGLVSMLAMSAVMMLISSLTKKPSQSLTLGILVFVVFTFIGLYIMPMGQLPRLLLGMLPSSGSGIIMFDSLRGMDIIYGVWGPYFRVFFNAIVAILGFLMAGAIYNKKESTS from the coding sequence ATGATATTTATAAATGAATTAAGAAGGTTATGGAAGGGTAAACAAAGTAAAATATTTTTAGGTTTTATAATTATTATTCCAATTGCTTTTTTTCTGCTTTTTACAAGAACTATGACATCCACTGTGAAATATGAAGATGGAAGCTTAGTACATTATTCAACAAAAGAGTCACTCGAAATGAGGAGAAAAGCAGAAGTAAAAACAGACGGTACAGTAACAGAAGAGCGATTATTAGAGGGGTTTGATTTATATAAAAGGAATCTTGAAAAAGGTTTTATAAAAGACAATCTAAGAGAAGATTATATGGCATACGCTCCTATGATTAATTTAATACAAGAACTAGCTTTTTATCCCCCTTATATTGATGATTTTAAGTATGATAATGGCAATGATATAACTAAGGATTTTGTAAATAATTTCTATACTATTAGAGATAAAAAAGTGGAAAAAATTTTTGGGTATAATTTTCCTAAGGACTCAGATAGAAGTAAAGATAAAATAACTGAATTAAATAAAAAGATAGAAAAACCCTTTGTATTTTCTCCAGGTTATAAATTTTGGGGAGTGTCAATAGAACATTTAGGTATGATTACTGTCATTCTTTCCTTTGTTTGTTTGATTTTTAATAGCTCTATATTTTCAGAGGTTTATGACAATCGAGTTGATGATATTATAAAAACCACTAGATATGGCAGGAAAGACATAACTATTGCCAAAATTTTTTCTCATATTATATCTAGTATTTTATTATATTTTTTAAGTATAGGTATATATGTAGCAATATTATCTGTTTTTCTTGGAACTGAAGGACTTAATACATCTTTTCAAATAAGGTATATTTATTCAGTTGCACCTATGACATTAAAGCAAGTACTTCTTTCAATAATAGTGGGAGGATTAGTTAGTATGTTAGCTATGTCAGCTGTTATGATGCTTATATCTTCTCTAACGAAAAAACCAAGTCAATCTTTAACTCTTGGAATACTAGTGTTTGTTGTTTTTACATTTATAGGTTTATACATAATGCCTATGGGTCAATTACCTAGATTGCTACTTGGAATGTTACCTAGTAGTGGAAGTGGAATCATTATGTTTGATTCTTTAAGGGGAATGGACATTATATATGGCGTTTGGGGACCTTATTTTAGAGTATTCTTTAATGCCATAGTCGCTATTCTAGGATTTCTTATGGCAGGAGCAATTTACAACAAAAAAGAAAGTACTTCATAG
- a CDS encoding nitroreductase family protein, whose product MKFYEVIESRNSAKRFSDTPIDKESLDRIINAAMRSPSWKDNTSYRIILVTESSIKDQLSSAVKNKTDEASTSIKEAPVVAVIVGDPSESGIIDGKEYYLVDGAIAMEHLVLAATSEGYGTCWIGVWDEQKVKQALSIPDRYRIIAMTPIGKADEYKPTNPKKDVKEHVFLNSFGSAFTESTNKGLLN is encoded by the coding sequence ATGAAATTTTATGAGGTAATAGAAAGTAGAAATAGTGCTAAAAGATTTAGCGATACTCCTATAGATAAGGAGAGTCTAGATAGGATAATAAACGCAGCTATGAGAAGTCCATCTTGGAAAGACAACACATCCTATAGAATAATTTTAGTAACTGAATCTAGCATAAAAGATCAGTTATCAAGTGCGGTGAAAAATAAAACTGATGAAGCAAGTACATCTATAAAAGAAGCACCGGTTGTAGCTGTAATAGTGGGAGATCCGTCTGAATCAGGTATCATAGATGGTAAGGAATACTATTTAGTAGATGGAGCTATAGCTATGGAGCACTTAGTATTAGCTGCCACAAGTGAGGGTTACGGTACTTGTTGGATAGGAGTATGGGATGAACAGAAGGTAAAACAAGCACTATCTATACCAGATAGATATAGAATTATAGCTATGACTCCAATAGGAAAAGCAGATGAATATAAACCTACAAATCCTAAAAAGGATGTCAAAGAACATGTATTTTTAAATAGTTTCGGAAGTGCTTTTACAGAGAGTACAAATAAAGGACTTTTAAATTAG
- a CDS encoding LytR/AlgR family response regulator transcription factor, with the protein MLLDILMDNLTGIDVVRKIRKFDDKVEIIFTTSILDYAQQRYEVRACRYLIKPINCKELKKYIVSFIDEIRKNNESYTFIQERNEIHKVLIEDITYVEIIRKDMTIHAIEKI; encoded by the coding sequence ATTTTACTAGATATATTAATGGACAATCTTACGGGCATAGATGTTGTAAGAAAAATTAGGAAGTTTGATGATAAAGTAGAAATAATATTTACAACTTCAATATTAGATTATGCTCAACAACGATATGAAGTTAGAGCCTGTAGATATTTAATAAAACCAATAAACTGTAAAGAGTTAAAAAAATATATAGTATCATTCATAGATGAAATTAGAAAAAATAATGAAAGTTATACATTTATTCAAGAAAGAAATGAAATACATAAAGTTTTAATAGAAGATATAACCTACGTAGAGATAATAAGAAAGGACATGACTATTCATGCAATTGAAAAAATATAA